The Chryseobacterium nakagawai genome has a segment encoding these proteins:
- a CDS encoding S8/S53 family peptidase, translated as MKTKIKLLTLFVFCFFLSFAQSPLGRSAPQNDIIYVCFSKGITSEKDALSKNPELERFIRENKISFTYDLGFSNEKISEMMASSRQNGNSGESVQKLKRIFKANIPVQDGDSFQRLTQVLEKFPEIEYVSVMSSTPVEPPLVNMFVATPDLEGLQTYLNDNPGINAKYAWSRGITGQNIRIRDVEYGFYKTHEMLSNQNSIQLEPGYSPNSGLSGNNYRDHGTAVVSILGSVKDNIGLTGAVYNASEIKGYMEWTTVGYNRASAVSRSINASQSGDIILYEMQTGGKNGEYCPAEYDSVIWDLTKAATDSGIIIIAAAGNGNQDLDEPFYATYRARGNSGAIIVGAGTPNTTHSKQSFSTYGSRVDVQGWGSSVLAAGYGSYAKYDNDNNRTYNYFSGTSSATPTVASAAVLIQSFYRQTMGQNLSPAAMRNLLVSTGIPQGGTDVNKKIGPLPNVKNAILQLEGKSTASAKALPALEVKIYPNPSSSYIAIQSAEDKKLNIEIINMNGRSVIKSTVSPGEKITISELPIGQYIININEGSRRVVEKFTKL; from the coding sequence ATGAAAACAAAAATCAAACTCCTTACCTTATTTGTATTCTGTTTCTTCCTTTCATTTGCACAATCTCCATTAGGTCGCAGTGCTCCACAAAACGATATTATCTATGTATGTTTTTCAAAAGGCATTACTTCAGAAAAAGATGCACTTAGTAAAAACCCTGAGCTGGAAAGGTTTATCCGCGAAAATAAAATATCATTTACTTACGATCTGGGGTTTAGCAATGAAAAAATTAGTGAAATGATGGCCAGCAGCAGACAGAATGGAAATTCTGGTGAGTCTGTTCAAAAACTGAAAAGGATATTTAAGGCAAATATCCCTGTTCAGGATGGCGATTCTTTTCAAAGGCTGACTCAGGTTCTTGAGAAATTTCCTGAAATAGAATATGTATCAGTAATGAGTAGTACTCCTGTTGAGCCTCCTTTGGTCAACATGTTTGTGGCAACTCCGGATCTGGAAGGCCTTCAAACCTACCTGAATGATAATCCGGGCATCAATGCAAAATATGCTTGGTCTAGAGGAATTACGGGACAAAACATTCGAATCCGTGATGTGGAATATGGCTTCTACAAAACCCATGAAATGCTGAGCAATCAAAATTCGATTCAGCTGGAACCCGGTTATTCTCCCAATTCAGGATTATCTGGCAATAATTACCGGGACCATGGAACAGCTGTAGTCAGCATTCTAGGATCTGTAAAAGATAATATCGGGCTTACAGGTGCTGTTTATAATGCTTCAGAAATAAAAGGATATATGGAATGGACAACGGTTGGATACAACAGAGCTTCGGCAGTAAGCAGATCCATCAATGCATCTCAGTCTGGAGATATTATCTTATATGAAATGCAGACTGGTGGAAAAAACGGTGAATATTGTCCTGCTGAATATGATAGTGTGATATGGGACCTTACAAAAGCGGCTACAGATTCAGGAATTATCATCATTGCGGCAGCAGGAAATGGAAATCAGGATCTTGATGAACCTTTCTATGCAACTTACAGAGCAAGAGGAAACAGTGGAGCCATCATCGTAGGAGCCGGAACTCCTAATACCACCCATTCAAAACAAAGCTTCAGTACTTATGGAAGCAGAGTGGATGTACAAGGATGGGGAAGCAGCGTTCTGGCTGCAGGATATGGTTCCTATGCAAAGTATGACAATGATAATAACAGGACTTACAATTATTTCAGTGGAACAAGTTCCGCTACTCCTACCGTAGCCTCTGCAGCAGTATTGATCCAGTCTTTTTATCGTCAGACTATGGGCCAAAATTTAAGTCCGGCAGCGATGAGAAATCTTTTGGTTTCCACTGGTATTCCACAGGGAGGAACCGATGTTAATAAAAAAATTGGTCCACTTCCGAATGTGAAAAATGCCATTTTGCAATTGGAAGGTAAATCTACAGCTTCCGCTAAAGCCCTGCCTGCCCTAGAAGTAAAAATTTATCCTAATCCTTCCAGCAGCTATATAGCCATTCAGAGTGCTGAAGATAAAAAGCTGAACATTGAAATCATCAATATGAATGGAAGGTCAGTGATAAAAAGCACGGTTTCTCCAGGTGAAAAGATTACTATTTCTGAGCTTCCTATCGGTCAGTACATTATCAATATCAATGAAGGATCAAGACGGGTTGTGGAAAAGTTCACTAAATTATAG
- the dtd gene encoding D-aminoacyl-tRNA deacylase, with product MKIVIQRVSEAHVKVEGKIVGEIGKGLMLLVGIDENDEKADADWLVHKVLNIRIFGNEDDKLNLSVKDISGEILCISQFTLIADYKKGNRPSFIKAAKPDKAVPLFDYFKEEMVKSGLKTESGIFGADMKVSLINDGPVTIVMDSITKS from the coding sequence ATGAAGATTGTTATACAAAGAGTCTCTGAAGCCCATGTAAAAGTAGAGGGAAAAATCGTTGGAGAAATAGGAAAAGGACTCATGCTGTTGGTAGGTATTGATGAAAATGATGAAAAAGCAGATGCAGATTGGCTGGTTCATAAAGTATTGAATATCAGAATCTTTGGTAATGAAGATGACAAACTCAATCTTTCGGTAAAAGATATTTCCGGAGAGATCCTGTGCATCAGCCAGTTTACCCTTATTGCAGATTATAAAAAAGGAAATCGTCCTTCTTTCATCAAAGCTGCCAAGCCTGATAAAGCCGTTCCGTTATTTGATTATTTTAAAGAAGAAATGGTAAAATCCGGATTAAAGACTGAAAGCGGCATTTTCGGGGCAGATATGAAAGTCTCATTAATCAATGATGGACCTGTAACCATCGTTATGGATTCAATTACAAAAAGCTGA
- the greA gene encoding transcription elongation factor GreA translates to MASYVTKEGLEKMKAELEQLETVERPKITQQIAEARDKGDLSENAEYDAAKEAQGMLEMRISKLKDVISTSKIIDESQLDTSKVSILTTVKLMNNATKQEQVFTLVPDNESDLKTGKISVNTPIAKGLLGKVKGETAEITLPNGNKLSFEVLDISL, encoded by the coding sequence ATGGCAAGCTATGTAACAAAGGAGGGCCTTGAGAAAATGAAAGCTGAGCTGGAACAGTTGGAAACTGTGGAAAGACCAAAAATTACTCAGCAGATCGCAGAAGCTAGAGACAAAGGTGATTTGTCTGAAAATGCAGAATATGATGCGGCTAAAGAGGCTCAGGGAATGCTTGAAATGAGAATTTCTAAGCTAAAAGATGTTATCTCAACTTCTAAAATTATAGACGAAAGCCAATTAGATACTTCAAAAGTTTCTATCTTAACTACAGTGAAGCTTATGAATAATGCAACGAAGCAGGAGCAGGTATTTACATTGGTACCCGATAACGAAAGCGACCTTAAGACAGGAAAGATTTCTGTAAATACTCCTATTGCTAAAGGGTTACTAGGTAAGGTTAAAGGCGAAACTGCTGAGATTACTTTACCTAACGGAAATAAACTTTCTTTTGAAGTATTAGACATTTCTCTATAA
- a CDS encoding HIT family protein, which yields MSTIFTKIINGEIPSYKIAEDENFIAFLDAMPLVKGHTLVVPKKEVDLIFDLESEEYKNLWGFAQEVAKKIKTAIPCVRVGVAVVGLEVPHAHIHLIPLNKMEDMNFRNERLKLTNEEYTEIQNSIINS from the coding sequence ATGAGCACTATATTCACAAAAATCATCAATGGCGAAATTCCCTCTTATAAAATTGCGGAGGATGAAAATTTTATTGCATTCCTCGACGCGATGCCTTTGGTGAAAGGACACACTTTAGTAGTTCCAAAAAAAGAAGTGGATTTGATTTTTGATCTTGAAAGTGAAGAATACAAAAACCTTTGGGGATTTGCCCAAGAGGTAGCCAAGAAGATCAAAACTGCAATTCCATGTGTAAGAGTAGGAGTAGCGGTTGTAGGACTTGAAGTTCCCCATGCTCACATCCATCTTATTCCTTTAAACAAGATGGAAGACATGAACTTCAGAAATGAAAGACTAAAATTAACGAACGAAGAATATACAGAGATTCAAAACTCAATTATTAATTCTTAA
- the clpX gene encoding ATP-dependent Clp protease ATP-binding subunit ClpX, producing the protein MNPNQCSFCGRKRNEVQMLISGQNGFICENCIEQAHVIVKDSASKAGYSPADNMEDLKKPKEIKVFLDQYVIGQDQAKKQLSIAVYNHYKRLLHAQDENRDVELEKSNIIMIGETGTGKTLLAKTIARELNVPFCIVDATILTEAGYVGEDVESILSRLLMVADYDVEKAEKGIVFIDEIDKIARKSDNPSITRDVSGEGVQQGLLKLLEGSIVNVPPQGGRKHPDQKYIQVNTQNILFIAGGAFDGIKEIIERRMNKQAIGFSSEKINKTDEDEYVLTNINAIDLRSFGLIPELLGRFPIITYLDKLSKETLVRIMKEPKNSIVNQFVELFKMDGTDLVITDGAIEKIVEETIEKGLGARGLRGTTEKVLEDYMFSIGEEKKIVLTEDNILINR; encoded by the coding sequence ATGAATCCAAACCAATGTTCTTTCTGCGGAAGAAAAAGAAATGAAGTACAGATGTTGATTTCTGGGCAGAACGGTTTTATTTGTGAAAATTGTATAGAGCAGGCACATGTAATTGTAAAAGACAGTGCTTCCAAAGCAGGATATTCGCCGGCAGACAATATGGAAGATCTTAAAAAGCCAAAAGAAATCAAAGTATTTCTGGATCAATATGTCATAGGGCAAGATCAGGCAAAAAAACAGCTTTCTATTGCGGTGTATAACCATTATAAAAGATTGCTTCACGCTCAGGACGAAAACAGAGACGTAGAGCTTGAAAAATCCAATATCATCATGATAGGGGAGACAGGAACAGGAAAGACCTTGCTGGCTAAAACCATTGCAAGAGAACTTAATGTTCCCTTCTGTATTGTGGATGCTACAATCCTAACAGAAGCAGGGTATGTAGGAGAAGATGTGGAGAGTATCCTTTCAAGGTTATTGATGGTTGCAGACTATGATGTTGAAAAAGCAGAAAAAGGAATTGTTTTTATTGATGAGATTGATAAGATTGCAAGAAAATCAGACAATCCAAGTATTACAAGAGATGTATCCGGAGAAGGTGTACAGCAGGGATTATTGAAGCTGTTGGAAGGTAGTATTGTAAACGTACCACCACAAGGAGGGAGAAAGCATCCTGATCAAAAGTATATTCAGGTGAATACTCAGAATATTCTGTTTATTGCCGGTGGAGCTTTTGATGGGATTAAAGAAATCATTGAAAGAAGAATGAATAAGCAGGCTATTGGTTTCAGTTCCGAAAAAATCAATAAAACTGATGAAGATGAATATGTATTAACAAATATTAATGCCATTGATTTACGTTCTTTCGGCTTAATTCCCGAACTTTTAGGAAGATTTCCAATCATTACTTACCTCGATAAACTCTCAAAAGAAACGTTGGTAAGAATTATGAAAGAGCCTAAAAATTCAATTGTGAATCAATTTGTGGAACTTTTCAAAATGGATGGCACAGATTTGGTAATTACAGACGGTGCGATCGAAAAAATTGTTGAGGAAACCATTGAAAAAGGACTAGGAGCAAGAGGTCTTAGAGGGACCACTGAAAAGGTTTTAGAAGACTATATGTTTTCAATTGGAGAGGAGAAAAAGATTGTATTAACGGAAGATAATATTTTGATTAATAGATAA
- a CDS encoding T9SS type A sorting domain-containing protein — MRKSLFAIGLLAISYSVQAQILCHVDTGANMYVSEGTLVYSGGGVQTKDNGVLDVHGNVMVVGSGTDTFKTITTSGSDKTDGGNIILRMNTPATYATSTYGQLYIDGLSQSNITGIVSKEYRTTSHGGSTNPSYYQQVALPFSGKVLSTLSTEIGKTFDTGRYSNPVLKWDNTNAVANNFTSLSTATSDPSGYYMLKVTNQDWNASAPTTGNVFTINGKPYAPLAGAVTLQNAAANVTFGAGGNNNNAYNEKYNTYLDDSFEWTTSAWQGTFGKNWYQFGNPFLTNIDLSKIGYTEGPNGDGNAVKNIWGVEYNPGTVNTLPNGSTYATNNKVVTFMATGDGVAPAVGDVDLVVIKPMQSFKIKLRDNSLQTLNFNTLRRFNGTARAAGTPYDVSAAKNVNSINSSVKQLGVIGLDANKNEISRTYYVVSNSSVTGHQNSIATTVQASAGKNIIGTFEENVNGGYDNNNLGYWLYINEANENDFKGKNVKLVNYYQDKVQFYKFEVRENAELIPAGSHQLSSGIGFYYKAENGNVIPAKQGDIIPVTNEEANLYYGEPAKGTLAVKEKNTSPSRTLVVYDPSITNYIVRFDPNWKKADIEVYDMSGKLVISKKAVDTSRDFVIELNNSIKNSYVVKIVSDKGETVNTKILK; from the coding sequence ATGAGAAAAAGTTTATTTGCTATAGGTCTTTTAGCAATCAGTTATTCTGTTCAGGCGCAGATATTATGTCATGTTGACACTGGTGCTAATATGTATGTGAGCGAAGGCACCCTAGTATATAGTGGTGGAGGTGTACAGACAAAAGACAATGGTGTTTTGGATGTACACGGAAATGTAATGGTCGTAGGATCAGGTACAGACACTTTTAAAACGATTACCACCAGCGGTTCAGATAAAACTGACGGTGGAAATATCATTTTAAGAATGAATACACCTGCTACGTATGCGACTTCTACGTATGGTCAGTTGTACATCGATGGATTATCCCAGTCCAATATTACTGGTATTGTAAGTAAGGAATATAGAACAACCAGTCATGGTGGTTCTACAAACCCTAGTTATTATCAGCAGGTTGCTTTGCCTTTCTCTGGCAAAGTACTAAGTACATTATCTACAGAAATTGGTAAAACTTTTGATACAGGAAGATACAGCAACCCTGTCCTTAAATGGGATAATACGAATGCTGTAGCCAATAATTTCACCAGTTTGTCAACTGCAACAAGTGATCCTTCCGGATACTACATGTTGAAGGTTACCAATCAGGATTGGAATGCAAGTGCTCCTACAACAGGTAATGTATTCACGATTAACGGAAAACCCTATGCTCCTCTTGCCGGTGCTGTTACACTTCAAAATGCAGCAGCTAATGTAACTTTTGGTGCAGGGGGGAATAATAACAACGCTTACAACGAGAAATATAATACTTATCTGGATGACAGTTTTGAGTGGACAACTTCTGCATGGCAGGGAACGTTTGGTAAAAACTGGTATCAATTCGGGAATCCGTTCCTAACGAATATTGATTTATCCAAAATAGGCTACACTGAAGGACCTAACGGAGATGGAAATGCAGTGAAGAATATCTGGGGTGTTGAATATAATCCAGGTACAGTAAACACACTGCCAAATGGTTCTACATATGCAACCAATAATAAGGTGGTAACTTTCATGGCTACTGGTGATGGTGTTGCTCCTGCTGTTGGAGATGTTGACTTGGTAGTAATTAAGCCTATGCAGTCGTTCAAAATAAAGTTAAGAGATAATTCTCTTCAGACTTTAAACTTTAATACCTTAAGAAGGTTTAATGGAACTGCAAGAGCAGCCGGAACTCCATATGATGTATCTGCTGCTAAAAATGTAAATAGTATTAATAGTTCTGTAAAGCAGCTTGGTGTTATTGGCCTTGATGCTAATAAAAATGAAATTTCAAGAACCTATTATGTAGTTTCTAATTCATCAGTTACAGGACACCAAAATTCTATTGCAACCACAGTACAGGCTTCTGCTGGTAAGAATATTATTGGGACTTTTGAAGAAAACGTTAATGGAGGTTATGACAATAACAATCTTGGCTATTGGTTATACATTAACGAAGCCAATGAAAACGATTTCAAAGGTAAGAATGTTAAATTGGTAAACTATTATCAGGATAAAGTTCAATTCTATAAATTTGAAGTAAGAGAAAACGCAGAATTAATTCCTGCTGGATCTCATCAATTATCTTCAGGTATAGGATTTTACTATAAAGCTGAAAATGGAAATGTAATACCTGCTAAACAGGGAGATATTATTCCTGTAACAAACGAAGAAGCTAACCTATATTACGGAGAACCTGCTAAGGGTACTCTAGCTGTTAAAGAGAAGAATACATCACCGTCAAGAACATTGGTGGTTTATGATCCTTCAATTACAAATTATATTGTAAGATTTGATCCAAATTGGAAGAAAGCTGATATTGAAGTTTATGATATGAGCGGTAAACTAGTTATTTCTAAGAAAGCTGTTGATACTTCTAGAGATTTTGTAATAGAACTTAATAACTCTATTAAAAACTCTTATGTTGTAAAAATTGTCTCAGATAAGGGAGAAACTGTTAACACAAAAATCTTAAAATAA
- a CDS encoding signal peptidase, translating into MKTINKLVSAFFLFALALVQAAPPIPGGGGGGGNGTGAPSSPIDMYVYVLGIVAVALIVYFTKKYKNVKA; encoded by the coding sequence ATGAAAACTATTAATAAGCTAGTATCCGCATTTTTTCTTTTTGCATTAGCATTAGTGCAAGCTGCTCCGCCAATTCCTGGAGGAGGAGGAGGTGGTGGTAATGGTACAGGTGCTCCATCTTCACCCATAGATATGTATGTTTATGTACTGGGTATTGTAGCAGTCGCTCTGATTGTTTACTTTACAAAAAAGTACAAGAACGTTAAAGCATAA
- a CDS encoding peroxiredoxin family protein, whose amino-acid sequence MKKIYTLSAVLAAFALQAQFTVTVQTPADFKDQDAILYTLNGSKDIIVTKEQSKNNTWTFKYPNNYMGMMKIYFPTTNNTVSFISENKNVNIKLDIQNNKVKDVTYLDEANELMSKQQEGSQKKELILPALTQIKEYYKDNTDFGKALKTEIDRLAGTSSSIDAAKHPFITYYNTNYSKFLGNSTEGNKKVDQEEIINFLDKSNDMLESSSLLRPVLVSYLNSGGNTNVAGSVDKLLDRLKVETPRGQTVLSELIDIFDVYQMDEFKNKYLGLAKNLKCTINDRLASTLKSNANVEMGAVFPNYKFQSATNTTAKSIHDVKADKKVIVFWSSTCSHCETELPKLLEKYNDLKAKNIQVIALSLDVDKNSYSKKIAAFPWVNDSELRGWNSSYVDMYNVHATPTYFILDANNKIINKPEHVGNVLEYFMLK is encoded by the coding sequence ATGAAAAAGATTTATACACTATCTGCGGTTTTAGCTGCATTTGCATTGCAGGCTCAGTTTACAGTTACAGTTCAGACACCAGCAGATTTTAAAGATCAGGATGCTATTCTATATACATTAAACGGTTCAAAAGATATCATTGTTACCAAAGAACAAAGCAAGAACAATACATGGACGTTTAAATATCCAAATAATTATATGGGGATGATGAAGATTTATTTCCCCACAACCAATAATACCGTAAGTTTCATTTCTGAAAACAAGAATGTAAATATCAAACTGGATATTCAGAATAATAAAGTGAAGGATGTTACTTATCTGGACGAAGCTAATGAGCTAATGAGCAAGCAACAGGAAGGCTCTCAAAAGAAAGAGCTTATTCTTCCTGCTTTAACTCAGATTAAAGAATATTATAAAGATAACACGGATTTTGGAAAAGCGCTGAAAACAGAGATTGACAGGCTTGCAGGTACATCCTCTTCCATAGATGCTGCTAAACATCCGTTTATAACGTATTACAATACCAATTATAGTAAGTTCCTTGGAAATTCGACAGAAGGTAATAAAAAGGTTGATCAGGAAGAAATTATCAACTTCCTTGATAAGTCTAACGATATGCTTGAAAGCTCATCGCTATTAAGACCGGTATTAGTATCTTATTTGAACTCCGGAGGGAATACTAATGTTGCAGGCTCAGTAGATAAACTTTTAGACCGTTTAAAGGTAGAAACTCCAAGAGGACAGACTGTATTATCCGAACTTATCGATATTTTTGATGTTTATCAGATGGATGAGTTTAAGAATAAATATCTTGGTTTAGCTAAAAACCTTAAGTGTACTATTAATGATAGGCTGGCTTCTACGTTAAAATCCAATGCAAATGTAGAAATGGGAGCTGTATTTCCTAATTATAAATTTCAATCCGCAACAAATACTACTGCAAAATCAATTCACGATGTGAAGGCTGATAAGAAGGTTATTGTGTTCTGGTCATCTACTTGTTCACATTGTGAAACCGAACTTCCAAAGTTGTTGGAAAAGTATAATGATTTAAAAGCGAAAAATATTCAGGTTATTGCCCTGTCTTTAGATGTAGATAAAAATTCTTATTCTAAAAAGATTGCTGCATTTCCATGGGTCAATGACTCAGAATTGAGAGGATGGAACAGTAGTTACGTAGATATGTATAATGTTCATGCAACTCCGACATATTTTATTTTAGATGCTAACAACAAGATAATCAATAAACCAGAACATGTTGGGAACGTTTTAGAATATTTTATGCTAAAATAA
- a CDS encoding HlyD family secretion protein, with protein sequence MKEDVLDNIELRSESVQDILTQPPNWMIRWGNTLIFIIILLIFVMSYIIKYPEFVPAPIIVTSQNPPEKLEARINSKIEKIFIKDHQEVKKNDVLMVMLSAANYKDVIALKKLIDSTSPNQLSSFPIAQTSRFKLGELQGEYNSFAKAFQDEELFTRLQPYAPENLATNLSLSESRARISTLKQQKNLESAKYDLTRKNFQRSQELFNQGVISAMELESEKIKYLQAQQNLENINISISQAEEGISNLNKTKSGTVINTEKDKITYSSQTLQLFEQLRKALKLWEQNYLVVSSTDGVASFQQFFGENQFVKAGEAIVSILPENKEKLVGRMSVPTANSGKIHPGEKVLIKLDNYRFQEYGIVEGKVQNISLIPDDKGNYYVDVVLPKGLKTSYNKNLKFDKELRGSAEIVTEDLRLIERFFYQIRKLLGYQA encoded by the coding sequence ATGAAAGAAGACGTTTTAGACAATATTGAACTCCGTTCAGAAAGTGTACAGGATATCCTTACCCAGCCTCCTAATTGGATGATTCGCTGGGGAAATACACTTATATTCATTATTATTCTACTCATTTTTGTAATGAGTTACATTATAAAATATCCGGAATTTGTACCGGCGCCTATTATAGTAACTTCTCAAAATCCGCCGGAAAAATTAGAAGCAAGAATCAACTCAAAGATTGAGAAAATATTCATTAAAGACCATCAGGAAGTAAAGAAAAATGACGTACTGATGGTGATGCTGTCAGCTGCCAATTATAAAGATGTAATCGCATTAAAAAAACTGATAGACTCTACCTCTCCTAATCAGCTTAGCTCCTTTCCTATCGCTCAGACCTCAAGATTTAAACTAGGCGAATTGCAGGGAGAATACAACAGTTTTGCAAAAGCTTTTCAGGATGAGGAACTTTTTACAAGATTACAGCCTTATGCTCCGGAAAATTTGGCCACCAATCTAAGCCTTTCCGAATCTAGAGCAAGGATTTCCACTTTAAAACAGCAGAAAAACCTGGAATCTGCCAAATACGACCTTACCAGAAAGAATTTTCAACGGTCTCAGGAATTATTCAATCAGGGAGTAATTTCTGCTATGGAGCTTGAGAGCGAAAAGATCAAATATCTTCAGGCGCAACAGAACCTTGAAAATATCAATATTTCTATTTCACAGGCTGAAGAGGGGATTTCCAATCTCAATAAAACCAAAAGCGGAACAGTAATTAATACAGAAAAAGATAAAATTACTTATTCTTCACAAACCCTACAGCTTTTTGAACAATTAAGAAAAGCATTAAAACTATGGGAACAAAATTACCTTGTTGTTTCATCTACGGATGGTGTTGCTAGTTTCCAGCAGTTTTTCGGCGAAAATCAGTTCGTAAAAGCTGGAGAAGCTATTGTTTCTATCCTTCCTGAAAACAAAGAGAAATTAGTTGGCAGAATGTCTGTTCCTACTGCAAACTCCGGAAAGATCCATCCGGGGGAAAAAGTACTAATCAAACTGGATAACTACCGTTTCCAGGAATATGGAATTGTAGAAGGGAAAGTTCAGAATATATCTCTTATTCCTGACGATAAAGGGAATTACTATGTAGATGTTGTTTTACCAAAAGGATTAAAAACAAGCTATAATAAAAATCTGAAATTTGATAAAGAACTTAGAGGAAGTGCAGAAATTGTAACTGAAGATCTGAGACTTATCGAAAGATTCTTCTATCAGATCAGAAAGCTACTAGGATATCAGGCCTGA
- a CDS encoding bacteriocin-like protein encodes MKNLKKLSRKDLVFVSGGVIIPDDNCCGSWCLGSWMPCRMHHIACPPDADTSPPSWYDGTCPRI; translated from the coding sequence ATGAAAAATCTAAAAAAACTTTCAAGAAAAGATTTAGTTTTTGTCAGTGGAGGTGTAATAATTCCGGACGACAACTGTTGCGGATCATGGTGCCTGGGTAGCTGGATGCCATGTCGTATGCATCATATTGCATGTCCACCAGACGCAGACACTTCACCACCATCATGGTATGACGGGACTTGCCCACGTATTTAA